Proteins co-encoded in one Flavobacteriaceae bacterium MAR_2009_75 genomic window:
- a CDS encoding outer membrane protein OmpA-like peptidoglycan-associated protein: MTKMMTNLLGIVITILAGIYFYITCCSSCGTVTVEDKPKQVMAPQSEPEPTSYPFSIKDGDFAYETSDNFNFNLSSSNYLTPLSSEVALGVDSELKNYLSVNNNKVINVIGYYKSDEVNETAYPNLGLARANSVKNYFVSKEIPSSKINISGELKDDFIPRDKVLLGPIEFSLNEVSANVETEIKELYDKIEKNPLMLYFDTAEASISLSSEQRQKVADIARYLDKVPDAQCEIVGYTDSEGKVSTNLRLGQERADFAKAYLVDNGIPEGRISTTSKGKQNPIASNDTEEGRAKNRRTVISIK, translated from the coding sequence ATGACAAAAATGATGACCAACCTATTGGGTATTGTCATTACCATTTTAGCGGGAATTTACTTCTACATTACCTGTTGTAGTAGTTGTGGTACCGTTACGGTAGAAGATAAACCGAAACAGGTTATGGCACCCCAATCGGAGCCCGAACCCACATCTTATCCGTTTTCTATCAAAGACGGAGATTTTGCTTATGAAACTTCCGACAATTTCAACTTTAACCTGTCTTCTTCAAATTACTTGACACCTCTATCAAGCGAAGTCGCATTGGGCGTAGATTCTGAACTGAAGAATTATCTGAGCGTCAATAATAACAAGGTTATTAATGTAATCGGGTATTATAAGAGTGATGAAGTCAATGAAACTGCTTATCCGAACCTAGGTCTGGCTCGGGCAAATTCAGTAAAGAACTATTTTGTATCGAAAGAAATTCCGTCTTCAAAAATCAATATTTCAGGCGAGCTTAAAGACGATTTCATTCCTAGAGACAAAGTGCTCTTGGGCCCAATAGAATTTAGCCTAAATGAGGTATCGGCCAATGTAGAAACTGAAATAAAAGAACTGTACGACAAAATTGAAAAAAACCCTTTGATGCTTTATTTTGATACTGCGGAAGCTTCAATCAGTTTATCTTCGGAACAACGACAGAAGGTAGCGGACATTGCTAGATACTTAGATAAAGTTCCGGATGCCCAATGTGAAATAGTCGGCTACACCGACAGCGAGGGCAAAGTCTCGACTAATTTAAGATTAGGACAAGAAAGGGCTGATTTCGCCAAAGCTTATTTGGTAGACAACGGTATTCCTGAAGGTAGAATTAGTACTACATCAAAAGGAAAGCAAAACCCGATTGCTAGCAATGATACAGAAGAAGGAAGAGCAAAAAATCGTAGAACGGTAATTTCAATCAAATAA
- a CDS encoding putative flap endonuclease-1-like 5' DNA nuclease, which produces MDFENMNIWCWLIPLLAGVLCAIFGYLLGKGNVKTFDNSEELKLCHDKNAKLQADLDACNKKVSVIPPQPAATNITSSLGATAETVSVLIPFDAAAAKVVFGKNIKQDDLKVIEGIGPKIEGLFKGAGIETWKALSETSVASCKEVLATGGDRYKVHDPASWPMQAKMCYEGKWTELAKWQDEHDHGRL; this is translated from the coding sequence ATGGATTTTGAAAACATGAACATCTGGTGTTGGCTTATACCGCTTCTTGCAGGTGTACTCTGTGCTATCTTCGGCTATTTACTTGGTAAGGGCAATGTTAAAACATTCGACAACTCTGAAGAACTTAAGCTTTGTCATGATAAAAATGCCAAATTGCAAGCGGACCTCGATGCCTGTAACAAAAAAGTAAGCGTGATTCCGCCACAACCTGCTGCGACTAATATTACTTCATCTTTGGGAGCTACTGCAGAAACGGTTTCAGTATTAATTCCATTTGACGCCGCTGCGGCAAAAGTAGTTTTCGGAAAAAATATTAAACAAGATGACCTAAAGGTTATTGAGGGTATAGGTCCAAAGATAGAAGGTCTATTTAAAGGCGCAGGAATAGAAACTTGGAAGGCACTTTCTGAAACCTCGGTCGCCAGTTGCAAAGAAGTATTGGCAACGGGTGGTGATCGGTACAAAGTTCATGATCCCGCCTCATGGCCTATGCAGGCAAAAATGTGCTACGAAGGCAAATGGACTGAATTGGCCAAATGGCAAGATGAACACGATCACGGTAGATTGTAA
- a CDS encoding acyl-[acyl-carrier-protein] desaturase encodes MPEKNIRLEVMKAIEPQVEGFMDSFLLPVEDIWQPSDFLPDSENDNFLEAVKDLRGESKELGYDFWVTMVADTITEEALPTYESWLMDVEGIDQHGENKKTGWAKWVRAWTAEENRHGDVLNKYLYLSGRVNMREIEITTQHLISDGFDIGTDRDPYKNFVYTSFQELATNISHKRVGIMAKKKGNALLGKMCTIIAGDEMRHHLAYREFVKTILGEDPSGMVLAFADMMKKKIVMPAHFLRESGGVVGAAFENFSNCAQRMGVYTAQDYVDILRKLNNYWEIENLRTLSEEAEKARDYLVKLPARLERISDRMKFPEDQYRFKWVEANGMV; translated from the coding sequence ATGCCCGAGAAGAATATAAGATTAGAGGTGATGAAGGCCATAGAGCCGCAGGTTGAAGGGTTTATGGATTCTTTTTTGCTTCCAGTGGAAGACATTTGGCAACCCAGCGACTTTTTGCCCGATTCCGAGAACGATAACTTTCTAGAAGCTGTAAAAGATTTAAGAGGTGAATCAAAAGAATTGGGCTATGACTTTTGGGTAACTATGGTTGCAGATACCATTACCGAAGAAGCTTTGCCGACTTACGAGTCTTGGTTGATGGATGTGGAAGGAATCGACCAACACGGTGAAAATAAGAAGACCGGTTGGGCCAAATGGGTCAGAGCTTGGACGGCCGAAGAAAACCGCCATGGCGATGTACTCAATAAGTATTTATACCTTTCAGGAAGGGTAAATATGCGTGAAATTGAAATTACTACCCAGCATTTAATTTCCGATGGTTTTGATATCGGTACAGATAGAGACCCTTACAAGAACTTCGTATATACCTCATTTCAAGAATTGGCTACCAATATTTCTCATAAAAGAGTTGGAATAATGGCCAAGAAGAAAGGTAATGCACTTTTGGGTAAAATGTGCACCATTATTGCCGGCGATGAAATGAGACACCATTTGGCATATAGAGAATTCGTGAAAACTATTCTTGGTGAAGACCCTTCAGGAATGGTTTTGGCTTTTGCCGATATGATGAAAAAGAAAATAGTTATGCCGGCCCATTTCTTGAGAGAGTCCGGTGGAGTAGTCGGTGCCGCTTTTGAAAATTTCTCGAACTGTGCTCAACGAATGGGTGTTTATACCGCCCAAGATTATGTGGACATTCTTAGAAAGTTGAATAATTATTGGGAAATTGAAAATCTACGAACCCTTTCTGAGGAAGCTGAGAAAGCAAGAGATTACTTGGTAAAACTTCCTGCTCGTTTAGAAAGAATATCTGACCGAATGAAATTTCCTGAAGATCAATATCGTTTCAAGTGGGTAGAGGCCAACGGAATGGTCTAA
- a CDS encoding serine/threonine protein phosphatase 1 produces MRTLAIGDIHSGLKGLQQLLGKAEVSDRDQLIFLGDYVDGWSEATETVDFLINLGKTHRCIFIRGNHDVLCLEWLQQRKDNPLWLKHGGEATRSSYENADQKTIAEHIDFFENLTNYHLDSDNRLFLHAGFTNLKGVDFEYFSQTFYWDRTLWELVCSLDPNLKPDDVRYPKRLTNYKEIYIGHTPISKTTAVEPKLAANVWNVDTGAAFKGPLSMIDVDTKQVWQSDPVHELYPNEQGRN; encoded by the coding sequence ATGAGAACACTTGCAATAGGCGATATTCATTCAGGATTGAAAGGTTTACAACAACTATTGGGCAAGGCTGAAGTTAGTGACCGAGACCAACTTATTTTTTTAGGGGATTATGTTGACGGATGGAGCGAGGCGACCGAAACCGTAGATTTTCTGATAAATTTGGGCAAGACGCATAGGTGCATCTTTATAAGGGGCAATCACGACGTACTTTGCCTAGAGTGGTTACAGCAACGCAAAGACAACCCTTTGTGGCTCAAACATGGTGGTGAGGCCACTAGGTCTTCTTATGAAAATGCTGACCAAAAGACCATTGCCGAGCATATAGATTTTTTTGAAAACCTAACTAATTATCATCTTGATTCTGATAATCGCTTGTTCTTACATGCAGGTTTCACCAATCTCAAAGGAGTAGATTTTGAGTATTTCTCACAAACTTTTTATTGGGATCGTACCCTGTGGGAGCTTGTATGTTCCCTAGACCCGAACCTAAAGCCCGATGATGTTCGCTACCCAAAAAGATTAACGAACTACAAAGAGATTTATATTGGCCATACTCCGATATCAAAAACGACAGCGGTTGAGCCAAAGTTGGCTGCTAACGTATGGAATGTAGATACAGGAGCCGCATTTAAGGGGCCTTTATCTATGATAGATGTCGATACCAAACAAGTTTGGCAAAGTGATCCCGTACATGAGCTTTACCCGAATGAGCAAGGAAGAAATTGA
- a CDS encoding membrane protease subunit (stomatin/prohibitin family), translated as MDIFNEIKKKLSHEFIDIIEWLDSTNDTIVHRFERYQNEIKNNAKLVVREGQTAVFVNEGKLADVFTPGTYTLNTKNLPILTTLKGWKYGFDSPFKAEVYFVNTRLFTDEKWGTKSPFVLSDDRFGLVEIRAYGTYSFRIEDAGKFVIDVVGTDGNFTNYEINEHLKSLIVTRFTDTVGEANLPIELYAANTTELSDTCQDVMQPEFARVGIELEKFYIENVSMPEELKKEIFEYSRLDKLDMAKLSQFKAAKAMEAAAKNEGGTASAGMGMGMGFVLAQQMGNMMNPQATQPGTVAQSPQAAIPPPILPQVSYYYAVNGQQNGPVTFDKLKELFRQSFNQ; from the coding sequence ATGGACATATTCAATGAAATAAAGAAGAAACTTAGTCATGAGTTTATAGATATTATAGAATGGTTAGATTCTACCAACGATACCATTGTTCACAGATTTGAACGATATCAGAATGAAATTAAGAATAATGCGAAGTTGGTGGTCAGAGAAGGCCAAACTGCGGTTTTTGTTAATGAAGGTAAGTTGGCCGATGTCTTTACCCCGGGGACCTATACTTTGAACACGAAAAACCTTCCCATATTAACAACCCTCAAAGGATGGAAATATGGATTTGATAGTCCCTTTAAAGCAGAGGTGTATTTTGTGAATACCCGCTTGTTCACAGATGAAAAATGGGGTACTAAAAGTCCGTTTGTTCTTAGTGATGATCGTTTTGGCTTGGTTGAGATAAGAGCATATGGCACCTATAGCTTTCGTATTGAAGATGCTGGAAAATTCGTAATAGATGTAGTCGGTACCGATGGCAATTTTACGAATTACGAGATTAATGAGCATCTAAAAAGTCTGATAGTGACCAGATTTACAGATACCGTAGGGGAAGCCAACCTGCCTATTGAACTTTACGCAGCTAACACTACCGAACTTTCAGATACTTGTCAAGATGTGATGCAACCTGAATTTGCTAGGGTAGGTATAGAATTAGAGAAGTTTTATATCGAAAATGTTTCCATGCCCGAAGAACTCAAAAAAGAAATCTTCGAATATAGTCGGCTTGATAAGTTGGACATGGCAAAACTTTCTCAGTTCAAAGCAGCAAAGGCCATGGAGGCCGCAGCTAAAAATGAAGGCGGTACGGCCAGTGCCGGTATGGGTATGGGCATGGGTTTTGTATTGGCACAACAAATGGGCAATATGATGAACCCCCAGGCAACACAACCGGGCACTGTTGCTCAATCGCCTCAGGCTGCAATACCTCCACCGATACTACCACAAGTTTCATACTATTACGCCGTCAACGGGCAACAGAATGGCCCAGTAACTTTTGATAAATTAAAAGAGCTTTTTCGCCAATCGTTCAATCAATAG
- a CDS encoding fructokinase, with protein sequence MKSIYCIGELLIDFVAEKQGSDLSKADEFTKKAGGAPANVACAVAKLGGTSKFVGCVGDDPFGTFLLDVLQNNNVDISLAQKSKHFTTLAFVSLAENGERDFVFSRGADRKLKYQSGIKKGFKGNMVHLGAATALLGGDLEEAYGRYFFDALTQNSFISFDPNFRGDLWKNEEKIFIKKCMPFVEKSHLCKFSLEEAQLLSGQKDLEKACDHLHKIGAQIITITLGGEGTLVSTASKKTTIPSITIEPLDTTGAGDAFIGCLLYQISTLNNAVEIIDDHQLLIEMVKKANIAGAITTTNYGAIPSLPTLEEVQAHL encoded by the coding sequence ATGAAGAGTATTTACTGCATAGGAGAGCTATTAATCGATTTTGTTGCCGAAAAGCAAGGCAGTGACCTCTCGAAAGCTGATGAGTTTACCAAAAAAGCTGGCGGGGCACCTGCCAATGTAGCCTGTGCCGTCGCGAAACTCGGAGGAACGAGTAAATTTGTCGGGTGTGTTGGCGATGATCCTTTCGGAACCTTTTTGCTTGATGTTTTGCAAAACAACAATGTAGACATCTCGTTGGCACAGAAATCTAAACACTTTACCACCTTAGCTTTTGTCTCCCTAGCTGAAAACGGAGAACGCGATTTCGTCTTTAGCAGAGGTGCCGATAGAAAGTTAAAATATCAATCTGGAATAAAGAAAGGCTTTAAGGGCAATATGGTCCACCTTGGTGCGGCCACTGCTTTATTGGGCGGCGACCTTGAAGAAGCTTACGGACGTTACTTCTTTGATGCTCTAACACAAAATTCATTTATCAGCTTTGATCCTAATTTTCGGGGAGACCTTTGGAAAAATGAGGAGAAAATCTTCATTAAAAAATGCATGCCCTTCGTCGAAAAGTCTCATTTATGCAAATTTAGCCTAGAAGAGGCACAACTGCTTTCGGGCCAAAAAGATTTGGAAAAAGCTTGTGACCACCTACACAAAATAGGGGCACAAATTATCACAATTACTTTGGGCGGTGAAGGCACACTCGTAAGTACTGCGAGCAAGAAGACAACCATACCCAGTATAACCATTGAACCTTTGGATACCACTGGAGCGGGAGACGCTTTTATCGGCTGCCTACTTTATCAGATTTCAACCCTGAACAATGCCGTAGAAATAATTGATGACCATCAACTACTTATTGAAATGGTTAAAAAAGCCAATATTGCCGGTGCGATAACCACTACGAATTATGGCGCCATACCATCTTTGCCCACTTTAGAAGAGGTTCAGGCCCATCTATGA
- a CDS encoding putative DNA-binding protein, which yields MINKRLLVKNLLAHNDENSFYDKKRFIAIGQKEGKAKFLKHVCALANSNPKNNSYIVIGVEDEDNRIVGVDFFDDSKIQNLVNAYLDNPPLISYENIPFPDLPEGKVVGLVTIKSNGKVCALRKNIWKYYGGMVFFREGSISLPKAFDIELKDINSEKVATVEHHARNNIELTLDGVIDFLNFQHKDLDSDYKVFKEQFVVCWAGHLKKVKDQDYYSRVDIELINEQVKLFYSALDEITIAYDENSFTTVEYVQLGLGPKQSYYPLEKMVITFYDNGKYQITSDLIFDPPQYDKKNLYHIYNTNNALLKKLESQMALSGPERDDLKHLPDTCLICYLNGFEDARDQMERARTLLKKYDQAIYLSLKESLRILRKVKYS from the coding sequence ATGATCAATAAACGTTTACTCGTAAAAAACTTACTTGCGCATAACGATGAGAACAGTTTTTATGATAAAAAACGCTTTATTGCAATTGGCCAAAAAGAAGGGAAGGCCAAGTTCTTAAAACACGTTTGTGCCTTGGCGAACAGCAACCCTAAAAACAATTCATATATCGTAATCGGAGTTGAAGATGAAGATAATAGAATTGTTGGGGTAGACTTCTTTGATGACAGTAAAATACAGAACCTTGTCAATGCCTATCTAGATAATCCACCTTTAATATCTTATGAAAACATCCCGTTTCCTGATCTTCCTGAAGGTAAGGTGGTTGGGCTCGTTACCATTAAATCAAATGGCAAGGTTTGCGCCTTAAGAAAGAATATCTGGAAATATTATGGTGGAATGGTATTTTTTAGGGAGGGCAGTATCAGTTTGCCCAAGGCATTTGATATTGAGTTAAAAGACATCAATTCTGAAAAGGTCGCTACCGTGGAGCACCATGCCCGCAATAACATAGAGCTTACGTTAGATGGCGTTATCGATTTTTTGAATTTTCAACATAAAGACCTTGATAGTGACTACAAGGTGTTTAAAGAACAGTTCGTAGTTTGTTGGGCCGGCCACCTAAAAAAAGTGAAGGATCAAGACTATTATTCGAGAGTTGATATCGAACTTATCAATGAACAGGTAAAATTATTTTATTCGGCTTTAGATGAAATCACCATCGCCTATGATGAAAATTCATTTACTACAGTGGAGTATGTGCAGCTGGGCTTAGGACCGAAACAAAGCTACTATCCTTTAGAAAAAATGGTAATTACATTTTATGATAATGGTAAATATCAGATTACAAGCGATTTAATTTTCGACCCTCCACAATATGATAAAAAAAACTTATATCATATTTATAATACCAACAATGCCCTTTTAAAAAAGTTAGAAAGTCAAATGGCTCTAAGTGGCCCCGAAAGGGATGATTTAAAGCACTTGCCTGACACCTGTCTCATCTGTTATTTAAACGGTTTTGAAGATGCCCGAGACCAAATGGAAAGAGCAAGAACGTTATTAAAAAAATACGACCAGGCCATTTACCTATCGCTAAAAGAATCACTTCGAATTCTCAGAAAAGTGAAGTACAGTTGA
- a CDS encoding NADP-dependent 3-hydroxy acid dehydrogenase YdfG: MSKTVLITGATSGIGKATAILFAVKGFRLILCGRRQERLEALKNELGKKTDVHILNFDVRNKESVSNAIVALPSNFTEIDILINNAGNAHGFDPIETGNTEDWDAMLDINVKGLLYVSKAIIPKMVERKSGHIINIGSTAGKEVYPKGNVYCASKHAVDALTTGMRIDLNQYGIKVGAVNPGAVETEFSNVRFKGDDEKADSVYDGFDPLVAEDIAETLLFVVTRPKHVNISDLIVTPTAQASATVFNKRS; this comes from the coding sequence ATGAGTAAAACGGTATTGATTACAGGAGCAACAAGCGGAATTGGTAAGGCAACCGCAATACTTTTTGCAGTTAAAGGTTTTCGGTTGATCCTTTGCGGAAGAAGGCAAGAACGATTAGAGGCGTTAAAAAACGAATTGGGTAAAAAAACCGATGTACACATACTAAATTTTGATGTGCGAAATAAAGAGTCGGTCTCGAATGCAATAGTTGCTCTACCAAGCAATTTCACCGAGATAGATATATTAATCAATAATGCGGGAAACGCCCATGGGTTTGACCCCATAGAGACAGGTAACACAGAAGATTGGGATGCCATGTTAGATATTAACGTGAAGGGCTTACTTTATGTGTCGAAAGCAATTATTCCGAAGATGGTAGAACGTAAATCGGGACATATAATCAATATAGGTTCAACAGCGGGTAAAGAAGTTTACCCTAAAGGCAATGTGTATTGCGCAAGCAAACATGCCGTTGATGCACTTACTACGGGTATGCGTATCGACTTAAATCAGTATGGTATCAAGGTGGGTGCGGTTAACCCTGGGGCGGTAGAAACCGAATTCAGCAATGTGAGATTCAAAGGTGATGATGAAAAGGCCGATTCTGTTTATGATGGTTTTGATCCCCTAGTTGCTGAAGATATTGCCGAAACCCTGCTTTTTGTAGTCACAAGGCCCAAACATGTAAATATTTCCGATTTAATTGTGACCCCTACCGCTCAGGCGTCGGCAACAGTGTTCAATAAGAGAAGCTGA
- a CDS encoding putative oxidoreductase — translation MQKKDSYSKIIAGTMTWGSWGKQFSKAESAALINFCLENGISTFDHADIYGDYTNEAEFGRALIESNVPREKIQLISKCGIQFSAESRNNRVKHYDYSTDYIIWSVERSLHNLKTDYLDMLLLHRPSPLMQPSEIAEAVNKLQAAGKIRDFGVSNFSPSQIELLEKEIEIDANQVEFSLTQNRAMNDGTLDDIMANDRIAMSWSPLGAYFKEDSPAISKIGHCLENLCEKYAATEDQLLLAWIMKHPSRIKPVVGTTTEARLTMAAKAVQIEIELQDWFILLEAANGNEVP, via the coding sequence ATGCAAAAGAAGGATTCTTATTCAAAAATAATTGCGGGTACAATGACTTGGGGAAGTTGGGGAAAGCAATTTTCTAAAGCCGAATCGGCAGCTCTCATAAATTTTTGTCTTGAAAACGGTATTTCGACTTTTGATCATGCAGATATTTATGGTGATTATACCAACGAAGCTGAGTTCGGGCGGGCGTTGATCGAAAGTAATGTTCCACGCGAGAAAATTCAACTTATCAGTAAATGTGGGATACAATTTTCTGCTGAAAGTAGAAATAACCGCGTGAAGCACTACGATTATTCAACAGATTATATCATTTGGTCGGTAGAACGATCACTTCATAATTTAAAAACGGATTATTTGGATATGTTGTTGTTACATAGGCCTAGTCCGTTGATGCAGCCCTCTGAGATAGCAGAAGCTGTAAACAAATTACAAGCTGCAGGCAAGATTAGAGATTTTGGGGTTTCTAACTTTTCGCCCTCTCAAATCGAGTTATTGGAAAAGGAAATTGAGATAGATGCAAATCAAGTAGAGTTTTCACTGACCCAAAATAGGGCCATGAACGACGGAACCTTAGATGATATAATGGCCAATGATAGAATAGCGATGTCGTGGAGCCCCTTGGGCGCCTATTTTAAGGAAGATAGCCCAGCGATATCGAAAATCGGGCACTGTCTTGAAAACCTTTGCGAAAAATATGCTGCGACCGAAGATCAACTTTTGTTGGCGTGGATCATGAAACACCCATCAAGAATAAAGCCCGTGGTGGGTACTACTACGGAGGCAAGGTTGACCATGGCGGCAAAAGCCGTACAAATCGAAATAGAACTTCAAGATTGGTTTATTTTATTGGAAGCGGCTAATGGAAATGAAGTCCCTTAA
- a CDS encoding MoxR-like ATPase, producing MEENTTVDISAVNEKIAQESAFIDLLVLEMNKVIVGQRHMVERLLIGLLGQGHILLEGVPGLAKTLAINTLSKAVKGSFSRIQFTPDLLPADVVGTLIYNMKENDFSIKKGPIFANFVLADEINRAPAKVQSALLEAMQEKQVTIGDETFILDKPFLVMATQNPVEQEGTYPLPEAQVDRFMLKTVIDYPKMNEEQLIMRQNLLGAYETVKPVVTLNQILSAQKAVREVYMDEKIEKYILDLIFATRYPEKYNLESLKPLISFGASPRGSINLGNASKCYAFIKRRGYVVPEDVRAVVHDVLRHRIGITYEAEAENITSEEIINRIVNEIEVP from the coding sequence ATGGAGGAAAATACTACTGTAGATATTAGTGCGGTAAACGAAAAAATAGCTCAAGAAAGCGCGTTCATCGATTTGCTGGTATTAGAAATGAACAAAGTCATCGTTGGTCAAAGACACATGGTCGAAAGGTTATTGATCGGACTTTTAGGGCAAGGGCATATTTTATTGGAAGGTGTACCCGGACTAGCAAAAACACTGGCCATCAACACTTTGTCGAAAGCCGTCAAAGGTAGTTTTAGCCGTATACAGTTTACGCCTGACCTTTTGCCCGCAGATGTTGTAGGTACATTAATCTATAACATGAAAGAGAATGACTTCTCAATTAAGAAGGGTCCGATTTTCGCTAATTTCGTTCTTGCCGATGAGATTAACCGTGCCCCGGCCAAGGTACAGTCCGCTCTTTTAGAAGCCATGCAAGAAAAGCAGGTAACCATTGGAGACGAGACTTTTATTCTTGACAAGCCCTTTTTGGTTATGGCTACCCAAAACCCAGTTGAACAAGAGGGCACCTACCCTTTACCGGAAGCTCAGGTCGACCGTTTTATGCTTAAGACTGTTATCGACTACCCCAAAATGAACGAAGAGCAGTTAATCATGCGCCAAAATCTATTAGGGGCGTACGAAACCGTTAAGCCGGTAGTGACTTTAAATCAGATTTTGAGCGCTCAAAAAGCTGTAAGAGAGGTCTATATGGATGAAAAAATCGAGAAGTATATACTTGATCTGATTTTCGCCACACGATACCCCGAAAAATATAATCTTGAAAGCTTAAAACCATTGATCAGTTTTGGTGCCTCGCCAAGGGGAAGTATCAATCTAGGCAATGCATCTAAGTGTTATGCTTTTATAAAGCGAAGAGGCTACGTAGTTCCTGAAGATGTTCGTGCCGTGGTACACGATGTACTCCGCCACAGAATAGGAATCACTTATGAGGCCGAAGCGGAGAATATTACTTCAGAAGAAATCATCAATAGAATCGTCAACGAGATCGAAGTGCCTTAA